The proteins below are encoded in one region of Aquisphaera giovannonii:
- the lpxB gene encoding lipid-A-disaccharide synthase, which translates to MKFFVSAGEPSGDLHAANLIHALRERLPGATFLGYGGPRMAAEGAELIYPLVNLAVMWFLQVFANIATFVWLIFRADRCFREECPDAVILVDYPGLHWWIARRAKARGIPVFYYVPPQLWAWAGWRVKKVRKFVDMVLCSLPFEPDWYRERGVANAEYVGHPYFDELDERELDGTFLRDWGVEARGGPLVAILPGSRTQELKRNLPIMLRAAALLAADHPTARFAVAALHDRHKALVEQIIRQAVADPEEPELPAIEVHAGRTPELIRLADVAWSVSGSVSLELMMEALPTVILYKLNAIDLFIARPFIKAKFITLVNLLADAELMPEYLTTRDVSVELAAHARTWLDDPIAMARATANLAALRLEAARPGASRRAAGRIADWMESHWGVPAPHGAAYHGPHASREGKGAEAAPPPGSASR; encoded by the coding sequence ATGAAGTTCTTCGTCTCGGCCGGCGAGCCCAGCGGCGACCTCCACGCCGCCAACCTGATCCATGCCCTGCGCGAGCGGCTGCCGGGTGCCACCTTCCTCGGCTATGGCGGGCCGCGGATGGCCGCCGAAGGGGCGGAGCTGATCTACCCGCTCGTCAACCTGGCGGTGATGTGGTTCCTCCAGGTGTTCGCGAACATCGCCACGTTCGTCTGGCTCATCTTCCGCGCGGATCGCTGCTTCCGCGAGGAATGCCCCGACGCCGTGATCCTCGTCGATTACCCGGGGCTGCACTGGTGGATCGCCCGCCGGGCGAAGGCGCGGGGCATCCCCGTCTTCTACTACGTCCCGCCCCAGCTCTGGGCCTGGGCCGGCTGGCGCGTGAAGAAGGTCCGGAAGTTCGTGGACATGGTCCTCTGCAGCCTGCCGTTCGAGCCCGACTGGTATCGCGAGCGAGGCGTGGCGAACGCCGAATACGTCGGCCATCCGTATTTCGACGAGCTCGACGAGCGCGAGCTCGACGGGACGTTCCTCCGCGACTGGGGCGTCGAGGCCCGCGGCGGCCCCCTGGTGGCGATCCTCCCCGGATCGCGGACGCAGGAGTTGAAGCGGAACCTGCCGATCATGCTCCGCGCCGCCGCCCTGCTCGCGGCCGACCACCCCACCGCCCGGTTCGCCGTGGCGGCCCTGCACGACCGGCACAAGGCCCTGGTCGAGCAGATCATCCGGCAGGCCGTCGCCGACCCCGAAGAACCCGAGTTGCCGGCCATCGAGGTCCACGCGGGCCGCACGCCCGAGCTGATCCGCCTGGCCGACGTCGCCTGGTCCGTCTCCGGCTCGGTCAGCCTGGAGCTGATGATGGAGGCCCTGCCGACGGTCATCCTCTACAAGCTGAACGCGATCGACCTCTTCATCGCCCGCCCATTCATCAAGGCGAAGTTCATCACCCTGGTGAACCTCCTGGCGGACGCCGAGCTCATGCCGGAATACCTCACCACGCGCGACGTCTCCGTCGAGCTGGCGGCGCACGCGAGGACGTGGCTGGACGACCCGATCGCCATGGCGAGGGCCACCGCCAACCTCGCCGCACTCCGCCTGGAGGCCGCCCGGCCGGGCGCATCCCGCCGGGCCGCGGGTCGCATCGCCGACTGGATGGAGTCGCATTGGGGCGTCCCCGCCCCGCACGGGGCCGCCTACCACGGCCCCCACGCCTCTCGCGAAGGCAAGGGTGCCGAGGCGGCCCCACCCCCGGGGTCCGCGAGCCGCTGA
- a CDS encoding SRPBCC family protein, which translates to MNSGRSLRQTFVKESRIQAPPDAVFRFHESPEALTRLIPPWESMRVAESAGSLRLGSRVVLRGRVGPIPVQWVAVHTEYEPPHLFADRQESGPFAWWYHRHRFLDDGQGGTILRDEVEYQVPMGAVGLLMGGPFVRRKLERMFAYRHEATRRIVEAAGGRGTPASEPGDRTATGPGLGGVGATGTDRG; encoded by the coding sequence ATGAATTCGGGTCGATCCCTGCGTCAGACCTTCGTGAAGGAGAGCCGGATCCAGGCCCCGCCGGACGCCGTCTTCCGGTTCCACGAGAGCCCCGAGGCCCTGACCCGGCTGATTCCCCCCTGGGAGTCGATGCGGGTGGCCGAATCGGCCGGCTCCCTGCGGCTGGGGAGCCGGGTCGTGCTCCGCGGCCGGGTCGGGCCGATCCCGGTCCAGTGGGTGGCCGTCCACACCGAATATGAGCCGCCGCACCTGTTCGCGGATCGGCAGGAGTCGGGGCCGTTCGCCTGGTGGTACCATCGCCATCGCTTCCTGGACGACGGGCAGGGCGGGACGATCTTGCGCGACGAGGTCGAGTATCAGGTCCCCATGGGCGCCGTCGGGCTGCTGATGGGCGGCCCGTTCGTCCGGCGGAAGCTGGAGCGGATGTTCGCCTATCGCCACGAGGCCACGCGACGGATCGTGGAGGCCGCAGGAGGCCGCGGGACGCCCGCATCCGAGCCCGGCGACCGCACCGCGACCGGGCCCGGTCTTGGGGGCGTCGGGGCGACGGGGACGGATCGCGGATGA
- a CDS encoding peptidylprolyl isomerase, translating into MIAKDRGRKRLGYVLGFAVAGLAAGGTESMAQSQPRRPLLGSKPAASAPKADEKAQAPEAPVDPNNKLTLTAIPVNPTDPIAIVNDQVISRQQLADECVAREGKKVLETLINRAIVDQALKGQKKEVTAAEIDAEISNVAHRFGISREAWLRTLDKERNISPAQYARDLIYPTLALRKLSEAKVQVTDKDLRDAFESQYGDKLRCRMIMVDKLGKAQAIWEELRKNPAGFEKIAQEQSMDSGSRSLGGLLAQPITRHAYPQTLSDAAFQQLVDGDPADRDPNHKPKDGDFTGPIQMAESTWVIFRREGVIPAVEGVSLKDERIRKNTYDMIYEVKLKETMGLVFQALIKAAAIDNKLIGSIKLANEEQDPDFNTADRSTATVRPNAAGTADDKAVRTSGGDDAVPGGLRLPAPAAASKETVQQMERIQKTPLHTSNGKVVAPQPATGAGTGSN; encoded by the coding sequence ATGATCGCCAAGGATCGCGGTCGGAAGAGGCTCGGGTACGTGCTCGGTTTCGCGGTCGCCGGGCTGGCCGCCGGTGGGACGGAGTCGATGGCGCAGTCGCAGCCGCGGAGGCCCCTCTTGGGCTCCAAGCCCGCGGCCTCGGCCCCGAAGGCCGACGAGAAGGCCCAGGCGCCCGAGGCCCCGGTGGACCCCAACAACAAGCTCACGCTGACGGCCATCCCCGTCAATCCGACCGACCCGATCGCGATCGTCAACGACCAGGTCATCAGCCGCCAGCAGCTCGCCGACGAGTGCGTCGCCCGCGAGGGGAAGAAGGTGCTGGAGACGCTGATCAACCGGGCGATCGTCGACCAGGCGCTCAAAGGGCAGAAGAAGGAAGTCACCGCGGCGGAGATCGACGCGGAGATCAGCAACGTCGCCCACCGCTTCGGGATCAGCCGCGAGGCCTGGCTCCGCACCCTGGACAAGGAGCGGAACATCAGCCCGGCCCAGTACGCCAGGGACCTCATCTATCCGACGCTCGCCCTGCGCAAGCTCTCCGAGGCGAAGGTCCAGGTGACGGACAAGGACCTCAGGGACGCCTTCGAGTCGCAGTACGGCGACAAGCTCCGCTGCCGGATGATCATGGTGGACAAGCTGGGCAAGGCCCAGGCCATCTGGGAGGAGCTGCGGAAGAATCCCGCGGGCTTCGAGAAGATCGCGCAGGAGCAGTCGATGGACTCCGGCAGCCGCTCCCTGGGGGGCCTCCTGGCGCAGCCGATCACCCGCCACGCCTACCCGCAGACGCTCTCCGACGCGGCCTTCCAGCAGCTCGTGGACGGCGACCCGGCCGACAGGGACCCCAACCACAAGCCCAAGGACGGCGACTTCACCGGCCCGATCCAGATGGCCGAGTCCACCTGGGTCATCTTCCGCCGCGAGGGGGTCATCCCGGCGGTCGAGGGGGTCTCGCTGAAGGATGAGCGGATCCGGAAGAACACGTACGACATGATCTACGAGGTCAAGCTCAAGGAGACGATGGGGCTGGTCTTCCAGGCGCTCATCAAGGCCGCCGCGATCGACAACAAGCTCATCGGCAGCATCAAGCTGGCCAACGAGGAGCAGGATCCGGACTTCAACACGGCCGACCGCAGCACCGCGACCGTCCGCCCCAACGCCGCGGGCACGGCGGACGACAAGGCGGTCCGCACCTCCGGCGGTGACGACGCGGTCCCGGGCGGGCTCCGCCTGCCGGCCCCCGCGGCCGCGTCGAAGGAGACGGTCCAGCAGATGGAGCGGATCCAGAAGACGCCGCTGCACACGAGCAACGGCAAGGTCGTCGCCCCGCAGCCCGCGACCGGCGCCGGCACCGGATCGAACTGA
- a CDS encoding serine hydrolase domain-containing protein — MKRLDRWRSPVAIACAWAALSAFARGDEPARRKAWEWGPPSMDDAGIDRSAMEKVWTSLEGRRTTALLVIRHDRVAYERYAGGHGRHRPHYTASMAKAIVGGLGLILAMGDGLIRPDDPAARYVPGWGRDASRRAITVRQLATHTSGIEDAEGGGVPHEWLRGWKGDFWRYLPPPRDPFTLARDEASIIDVPGTRARYSNPGVAMLAYCLAASLRGAPDPDLRNLLKHRVMEPLGVPYDEWSIGYGKTTQVDGLPLVATWGGGSYSPDAVARVGRLMLRRGVWEGHQRLRPEAVARALEPGCVPGHSGLGWWVNQGADGTRLWRSAPDDAFGGAGAGHQLLLVVPSLDVIVVRNGEPLDPALDFDEALDRHLIGPVLGTLAAPVGTARPGAR, encoded by the coding sequence GTGAAGCGTCTCGATCGCTGGCGTTCACCGGTCGCGATCGCGTGCGCCTGGGCCGCGCTGTCGGCGTTCGCCCGGGGCGACGAGCCGGCTCGGCGGAAGGCGTGGGAGTGGGGCCCGCCGTCGATGGACGATGCCGGCATCGACCGGTCCGCGATGGAGAAGGTTTGGACCTCCCTGGAGGGACGCCGCACGACGGCCCTGCTCGTCATCCGCCACGACCGCGTCGCTTACGAGCGCTATGCGGGGGGGCACGGGCGGCACCGGCCGCATTACACGGCCTCCATGGCCAAGGCCATCGTGGGGGGCCTCGGGCTGATCCTGGCGATGGGAGACGGCCTCATCCGCCCCGACGACCCCGCGGCCCGCTACGTGCCCGGGTGGGGCCGCGACGCGTCGCGGCGGGCCATCACCGTCCGGCAACTGGCGACGCACACGTCGGGCATCGAGGACGCGGAGGGAGGGGGCGTCCCTCACGAGTGGCTCCGGGGCTGGAAGGGCGACTTCTGGAGATACCTGCCGCCCCCGCGCGATCCGTTCACGCTCGCCCGGGACGAGGCGTCGATCATCGACGTTCCCGGCACGAGGGCCCGGTACAGCAATCCCGGCGTGGCGATGCTGGCCTACTGCCTGGCGGCGAGCCTTCGCGGTGCTCCCGATCCCGACCTTCGCAACCTGCTGAAACACCGGGTCATGGAGCCGCTGGGCGTCCCGTACGATGAGTGGTCCATCGGGTATGGGAAGACGACGCAGGTGGACGGCCTGCCGCTGGTGGCGACCTGGGGCGGCGGCTCCTACAGCCCGGACGCCGTGGCCCGCGTCGGCCGCCTGATGCTGCGGCGGGGCGTGTGGGAAGGGCACCAGCGACTCCGGCCGGAAGCCGTCGCCCGGGCGCTCGAGCCCGGCTGCGTCCCCGGGCACTCGGGCCTCGGCTGGTGGGTCAACCAGGGGGCGGACGGGACGCGCCTCTGGAGATCCGCCCCGGACGATGCGTTCGGGGGAGCCGGGGCGGGCCACCAGCTCCTCCTCGTCGTCCCGAGCCTCGACGTGATCGTCGTCCGCAACGGCGAGCCGCTCGACCCGGCGCTCGATTTCGACGAGGCGCTCGATCGCCACCTGATCGGCCCGGTCCTGGGTACGCTCGCCGCCCCGGTCGGCACGGCCCGTCCGGGAGCCCGATGA
- a CDS encoding SDR family NAD(P)-dependent oxidoreductase: protein MPSYVVFGATGGIGSALCRRLAADGASLVLAGRDPKKLQPLAEELSAHAIQVDATRFGQVEACLAEALEKYGRIDGVANCVGSLMLRSAQLTTEEEWSSILATNLTSAFAVVRAAERIMKDGGSVVLVASAAARIGLTNQEAIAAAKAGVIGLALAAAATYAPLGIRVNCVAPGLVRTPLTEPLTRNEATLKASTAMHPLKRIGEPEDVASAIAWLLSPEQRWVTGQVLGVDGGLGSVRAR from the coding sequence ATGCCAAGCTACGTCGTTTTCGGCGCAACGGGGGGCATTGGCTCGGCGCTCTGCCGTCGGCTCGCGGCCGATGGGGCGAGTCTCGTCCTGGCGGGCCGCGATCCGAAGAAGCTTCAGCCCCTGGCCGAGGAGCTCTCGGCCCACGCGATCCAGGTTGATGCGACGCGCTTCGGCCAGGTGGAGGCGTGCCTGGCGGAGGCCCTGGAGAAATACGGCCGGATCGACGGCGTGGCGAACTGCGTCGGTTCGCTCATGCTCAGGTCGGCCCAGTTGACGACCGAGGAGGAGTGGTCGTCGATCCTGGCGACGAACCTCACCTCGGCCTTCGCGGTCGTCCGCGCCGCGGAACGGATCATGAAGGACGGCGGCTCGGTCGTCCTCGTCGCCTCGGCCGCGGCCCGCATCGGGCTCACCAACCAGGAGGCCATCGCGGCCGCGAAGGCCGGCGTGATCGGTCTCGCCCTCGCCGCGGCGGCGACCTATGCGCCTCTGGGCATCCGGGTGAATTGCGTGGCCCCGGGCCTCGTCCGCACCCCGCTGACCGAACCGCTGACCCGGAATGAGGCGACGCTCAAGGCCTCGACGGCCATGCACCCGCTGAAGCGGATCGGCGAGCCGGAGGACGTGGCCTCGGCCATCGCCTGGCTGCTGAGCCCCGAGCAGCGATGGGTGACGGGCCAGGTCCTCGGGGTCGACGGGGGCCTGGGCTCGGTCCGGGCCCGATGA
- a CDS encoding alkyl hydroperoxide reductase: MSDPIASASPTWARRWLLAAGVYNLAWGAATIAFPHLLFDVTGMERINYPEIWQCVGMIVGVYGVGYIAAAGDPRRHWPIVLVGLLGKIFGPIGFSVALLKGRFSPLFGLTILTNDLIWWIPFAMILRDAARQGRMP; the protein is encoded by the coding sequence ATGAGCGACCCGATCGCGAGCGCCTCGCCGACGTGGGCGCGGCGGTGGCTCCTTGCGGCGGGCGTCTACAACCTCGCCTGGGGGGCCGCGACGATCGCTTTTCCGCACCTCCTGTTCGATGTCACCGGGATGGAGCGGATCAACTATCCCGAGATCTGGCAGTGCGTCGGGATGATCGTCGGCGTCTACGGGGTCGGATACATCGCCGCGGCGGGCGACCCACGCAGGCACTGGCCGATCGTCCTGGTGGGGCTCCTCGGGAAGATTTTCGGGCCGATTGGATTCTCCGTCGCCCTGCTGAAGGGGAGGTTCTCCCCCCTATTCGGGCTGACGATCCTGACCAATGACCTGATATGGTGGATCCCGTTCGCGATGATCCTCCGGGACGCGGCCAGGCAAGGGCGTATGCCATGA
- the cyaB gene encoding class IV adenylate cyclase, translating to MSFEIEVKYRGVDHAAIAGRLGELGARPGAVQTQEDSYFNHPGRDFAETGEAFRVRRLVEEGVNRMTYKGPKHAGPTKTREEIEIGAGRGAEEMEKLLRLLDRLGFRHVATIRKRRESFHLDHEGRPLEVVLDRAQGLGDFAEVEAFAASREDLAAAQRAVLSLAATLGLGEVEPRSYLRMALEQGGR from the coding sequence ATGAGTTTCGAGATCGAGGTCAAGTACCGCGGCGTGGACCACGCCGCGATCGCCGGGCGGCTGGGCGAGCTCGGGGCCCGACCGGGGGCCGTCCAGACCCAGGAGGATTCGTACTTCAATCACCCGGGGCGGGACTTCGCCGAGACCGGGGAGGCGTTCCGCGTCCGCCGGCTGGTGGAGGAGGGCGTGAACCGGATGACCTACAAGGGCCCGAAGCACGCCGGGCCGACGAAGACCCGCGAGGAGATCGAGATCGGGGCGGGCCGGGGGGCCGAGGAGATGGAGAAGCTCCTTCGGCTCCTGGATCGACTCGGCTTCCGCCACGTCGCCACGATCCGCAAGCGGAGGGAGAGCTTCCACCTGGATCACGAGGGCAGGCCGCTGGAGGTCGTCCTGGACCGGGCCCAGGGCCTCGGCGACTTCGCCGAGGTGGAGGCGTTCGCGGCGTCCAGGGAGGACCTCGCGGCGGCGCAACGAGCGGTCCTGTCGCTGGCCGCCACGCTGGGCCTGGGTGAGGTCGAGCCGCGATCGTATCTTCGGATGGCGCTGGAGCAGGGCGGGAGGTAG
- a CDS encoding SPFH domain-containing protein, whose amino-acid sequence MVPALAAIGDLPSGILWLVALVVGLVVLCELTGLRYIANNRVGVVEKLWSVKGSVPEGGIIALQGEAGFQAEVLRGGMHFGLWRWQYRIHRVPLVTVPQGKIGYVYARDGEPLAPSQTLGCVIACNNFQDARGFLSGQQVGPDQPAIVGQRGRQRAILREGVYAINLALFYVLTEDMVYRLGTGGTMEAKTLSNWQNELIELEGFDPVVIGGPVEAADPLSPERKVLVDSMGIVTVHDGPSLPPGEIIAPAVGTDRNDKYFHNNYQDPEAFLLAGGRRGLQYVPLTDGTYFINRWFATLESTPKTIVPIGYVGVVVSYYGRTGNDLSGQTFRHGERVAEGERGVQEKPLGPGKYAFNRYAGNIVLVPTTNFVLHWVTGRTETHRYDESLRSIDLVTKDAYEPTLPLSVVVHIDYQKAPNVIQRFGDVKKLITQTLDPMLSAYFRDVAHKRTMLELLQERDAIQHEASQELGRKFGNFDIECVDVLIGKPDTAEAGGKIETLLEQLRLRQLSLEQVETYAKQVTAAEKLRVLNEAQANAQMQTKLSQSLIQVRIVENEAEAQLARARKEAEQKVVTAQAESQQRILAGRGEGARILQEGLSEASVLVRKIQSFTDPRLYALSVVAQNLAKSSQPLVPERVFIAGGGGGNGNGNGHAGDALAIGAGANAGNGLMGMLLGLLVAEKSGFDVAGLPEGNVLQDFADRISKQAMDNIQEAMAANAANGNGNGVGHGADTTAAVLSGPVPGLKDTEVIPS is encoded by the coding sequence GTGGTTCCGGCGCTCGCCGCCATCGGCGACCTCCCCTCGGGCATCCTGTGGCTGGTCGCGTTGGTGGTGGGCCTGGTGGTGCTCTGCGAGCTGACCGGCCTCCGGTACATCGCCAACAACCGGGTCGGCGTCGTCGAGAAGCTCTGGTCGGTGAAGGGATCGGTGCCCGAGGGCGGGATCATCGCCCTGCAGGGCGAGGCGGGATTCCAGGCGGAGGTCCTCCGAGGAGGCATGCACTTCGGGCTCTGGCGGTGGCAGTATCGGATCCATCGCGTCCCGCTGGTGACGGTGCCTCAGGGCAAGATCGGCTACGTGTACGCCCGCGACGGCGAGCCCCTCGCCCCCAGCCAGACCCTCGGCTGCGTCATCGCGTGCAACAACTTCCAGGACGCCCGGGGGTTCCTGTCGGGCCAGCAGGTCGGGCCCGACCAGCCGGCCATCGTCGGCCAGCGAGGCCGCCAGCGGGCGATCCTCCGCGAGGGCGTCTACGCGATCAACCTGGCGCTCTTCTACGTGCTCACCGAGGACATGGTCTACCGCCTGGGCACCGGCGGCACGATGGAGGCCAAGACCCTCTCCAACTGGCAGAACGAGCTCATCGAGCTGGAGGGCTTCGACCCCGTCGTCATCGGCGGCCCCGTCGAGGCCGCCGACCCGCTCAGCCCCGAGCGCAAGGTGCTCGTGGACAGCATGGGCATCGTCACCGTTCACGACGGGCCGTCGCTGCCCCCGGGGGAGATCATCGCCCCGGCGGTGGGCACCGATCGGAACGACAAGTATTTCCACAACAACTACCAGGACCCCGAGGCGTTCCTCCTGGCCGGCGGCCGGCGCGGCTTGCAGTACGTCCCCCTCACGGACGGCACGTACTTCATCAACCGCTGGTTCGCGACCCTGGAATCGACGCCCAAGACCATCGTGCCGATCGGCTACGTCGGCGTGGTCGTCAGCTACTACGGCCGGACCGGCAACGACCTCTCCGGCCAGACCTTCCGCCACGGCGAGCGCGTCGCCGAGGGCGAGCGCGGCGTCCAGGAGAAGCCCCTGGGCCCGGGCAAGTACGCCTTCAACCGGTACGCGGGCAACATCGTCCTCGTGCCGACCACCAATTTCGTGCTCCACTGGGTCACCGGCCGGACCGAGACGCACCGATATGACGAGAGCCTCCGGTCGATCGACCTGGTCACCAAGGACGCCTACGAGCCGACGCTGCCGCTGTCCGTGGTCGTGCACATCGACTACCAGAAGGCGCCCAACGTCATCCAGCGCTTCGGGGACGTGAAGAAGCTGATCACCCAGACCCTGGATCCGATGCTCTCCGCCTACTTCCGCGACGTGGCCCACAAGCGGACGATGCTCGAGCTCCTCCAGGAGCGCGACGCCATCCAGCACGAGGCCAGCCAGGAGCTGGGGCGGAAGTTCGGCAACTTCGACATCGAGTGCGTGGACGTGCTGATCGGCAAGCCCGACACGGCCGAGGCCGGCGGCAAGATCGAGACCCTGCTCGAGCAGCTCCGCCTGCGGCAGCTGTCCCTGGAGCAGGTGGAGACCTACGCCAAGCAGGTGACGGCGGCCGAGAAGCTGCGGGTGCTCAACGAGGCCCAGGCCAACGCCCAGATGCAGACGAAGCTCAGCCAGTCGCTCATCCAGGTGAGGATCGTCGAGAACGAGGCCGAGGCCCAGCTCGCGCGGGCCCGGAAGGAGGCCGAGCAGAAGGTCGTCACGGCCCAGGCGGAGAGCCAGCAGCGCATCCTCGCCGGCCGCGGCGAAGGTGCGAGGATCCTCCAGGAGGGCCTCTCGGAGGCATCCGTCCTGGTCCGCAAGATCCAGTCGTTCACCGACCCGAGGCTCTATGCCCTCTCGGTCGTCGCCCAGAACCTCGCCAAGAGCAGCCAGCCGCTCGTCCCCGAGCGGGTCTTCATCGCCGGCGGCGGGGGCGGCAACGGGAATGGCAACGGCCACGCCGGCGACGCCCTCGCCATAGGCGCCGGGGCGAACGCGGGCAACGGCCTGATGGGCATGCTCCTAGGCCTGCTCGTGGCGGAGAAGTCCGGCTTCGACGTCGCCGGCCTGCCCGAGGGCAACGTCCTCCAGGATTTCGCCGACAGGATCTCGAAGCAGGCGATGGACAACATCCAGGAGGCCATGGCCGCCAACGCCGCGAACGGAAACGGGAACGGCGTGGGGCATGGCGCCGACACAACGGCCGCCGTCCTCTCCGGCCCCGTCCCCGGCCTGAAGGACACCGAGGTCATCCCGTCCTGA
- a CDS encoding LysR family transcriptional regulator, with translation MTPTLVRRLTYAGAEARSFKRAAIVMKQVAGQPVSAKTIERVVRDVGLELARRRDADPRTDDSLARRPEGPPALAVVECDGGRIRTREPGHGPGVHRTSEGWRETKNACLIRARPTTSEEDPEPEPPACFADPEHVAKIAETEALSVASMASPPESPSRAGEPPEGMEMVPPADWRPKRSVRTVLSSMADSKEFGKQMAREAKRRRFPEASAKAFLGDGLAWNWSIRKRHFGEFTPILDFIHVLSYLFLVAKAVHEGPEDAWDRYLAWMRGAWRGEVGQVIEELQAWRAKLGEPPATAPDQDPRKVLAVTITYLSNNEGRMRYPEYRRSGLPVTTAWMESLVKEVNYRVKGTEMFWNDPEGAEAILQVRAAALSDDERLEAHLETRPGCPFTRRPRAPRLTRKKIRI, from the coding sequence TTGACCCCGACCCTCGTGCGACGGCTCACCTACGCCGGAGCCGAGGCCCGCTCGTTCAAGCGGGCCGCCATCGTGATGAAGCAGGTGGCCGGCCAGCCCGTCTCGGCCAAGACCATCGAGCGCGTGGTGCGCGACGTCGGCCTCGAGCTGGCCCGACGTCGGGACGCCGATCCCAGGACCGATGACTCGCTGGCACGGCGCCCCGAGGGCCCGCCGGCGCTGGCGGTGGTCGAATGCGACGGCGGCCGGATCCGCACCCGCGAGCCGGGACACGGCCCCGGCGTCCACCGCACATCCGAGGGGTGGCGAGAGACCAAGAACGCCTGCCTGATCCGGGCCCGGCCCACGACCTCCGAGGAAGACCCCGAGCCCGAGCCGCCGGCCTGCTTCGCCGACCCGGAGCACGTGGCCAAGATCGCCGAGACCGAAGCCCTGTCGGTCGCCTCCATGGCCTCGCCGCCCGAGTCGCCATCGCGGGCCGGCGAGCCCCCCGAGGGCATGGAGATGGTGCCGCCGGCCGACTGGCGGCCGAAGCGGTCGGTGCGCACCGTGCTGAGCAGCATGGCGGACTCGAAGGAGTTCGGCAAGCAGATGGCGCGGGAAGCCAAGCGGCGGCGATTCCCCGAGGCGTCAGCCAAGGCGTTCCTGGGCGATGGGCTGGCGTGGAACTGGTCGATCCGGAAGCGGCACTTCGGCGAGTTTACGCCGATCCTCGACTTCATCCACGTGCTGAGCTACCTGTTCCTGGTGGCCAAGGCCGTGCACGAGGGGCCCGAGGACGCGTGGGACCGGTACCTGGCCTGGATGCGAGGCGCATGGCGAGGGGAGGTCGGCCAGGTGATCGAGGAGTTGCAGGCCTGGCGGGCGAAGCTGGGCGAGCCGCCCGCGACCGCGCCGGATCAGGACCCGCGGAAGGTCCTGGCCGTGACGATCACCTACCTGAGCAACAACGAAGGGCGCATGAGATATCCCGAATATCGCCGGAGCGGGCTGCCGGTGACGACGGCCTGGATGGAGTCGCTCGTCAAGGAGGTGAACTACCGGGTCAAGGGGACCGAGATGTTCTGGAACGACCCGGAGGGGGCCGAGGCCATCCTCCAGGTGCGCGCCGCGGCGCTCTCGGACGACGAACGGCTGGAGGCGCACCTCGAGACACGTCCGGGCTGTCCCTTCACTCGCCGGCCACGAGCGCCCAGATTAACGCGCAAGAAAATCAGAATCTGA
- a CDS encoding DUF6655 family protein, which yields MATILDRRGGPRAAAMLPVLAISLAAAAGCGTVKTSGTSRTGTEQLLLTNAWDTALAKVDFSPLTGVPVYLDTTNVSAVDQGWVVSSLRQALLTQGVLLRPKAEQAQWVVEARVGAFGTDSYSAMVGVPQTTIPQTISGMPSGTIPEMSLYKKSHQEGVAKLALFAYDRSSGQLVWTSGTSLATSSATDRYVAGVGPIQGGTIRGGTKFIGTKIPVPYDTLNAAAPILGKSKGAEKDKAKPQESDDSSTLPFTPAPARPAAMAGDREQFAPAD from the coding sequence ATGGCAACGATCCTCGATCGCCGCGGCGGCCCACGGGCCGCCGCGATGCTGCCCGTCTTGGCGATCTCGCTCGCCGCGGCGGCCGGCTGCGGGACCGTGAAGACCTCGGGCACGAGCCGCACGGGCACCGAGCAGCTCCTGCTCACCAACGCCTGGGACACAGCCCTCGCGAAGGTGGACTTCAGCCCGCTGACGGGCGTGCCGGTCTACCTCGACACCACGAACGTGAGCGCCGTGGACCAGGGCTGGGTCGTCTCCAGCCTCCGACAGGCCCTGCTGACGCAGGGGGTCCTGCTGCGGCCCAAGGCCGAGCAGGCCCAGTGGGTCGTCGAGGCGCGGGTGGGGGCCTTCGGCACGGACTCCTACAGCGCGATGGTGGGCGTCCCCCAGACGACGATCCCCCAGACGATCTCGGGCATGCCCTCCGGGACGATCCCCGAGATGTCCCTGTACAAGAAGAGCCATCAGGAGGGCGTCGCCAAGCTCGCCCTCTTCGCGTACGACCGCTCGAGCGGCCAGCTAGTCTGGACCTCCGGCACGTCCCTGGCGACGTCGAGCGCCACGGACCGGTACGTCGCCGGGGTCGGCCCCATCCAGGGGGGGACCATCCGCGGGGGGACCAAGTTCATCGGCACGAAGATCCCCGTCCCCTACGACACCCTCAACGCGGCCGCCCCGATCTTGGGGAAGTCGAAGGGTGCGGAGAAGGATAAGGCGAAACCGCAGGAGTCGGACGACTCCTCCACGCTCCCCTTCACCCCCGCCCCGGCCCGCCCGGCGGCCATGGCCGGCGACCGCGAGCAGTTCGCGCCCGCTGACTAG